A single region of the Leptodactylus fuscus isolate aLepFus1 chromosome 5, aLepFus1.hap2, whole genome shotgun sequence genome encodes:
- the LOC142204506 gene encoding olfactory receptor 5V1-like, translated as MVTWNMTTVDKFILLGLTSRQDLQILLFIIFLICYIVSMIGNIVIIWISTMNPRLHTPMYFFLRNLSFLDICYTSSVVPKMLINFLSVEKSISFNACFTQLFVHLSLGGTECFLLLAMAYDRYVAICSPLHYTNIMHPILCSKMAAASWFGGLIDSVIHTVYTLQLPFCNLNVVNHFFCETPSLLELACADTSRNKTVLFVFAILVAFAPFFFILITYVNILSSIMKIRTTTGRRKAFSTCASHVLVVTLFYGTIFFIYLRPGTVHVTNQDKMATLFYSVITPMLNPLIYTLRNKDVKFALKETTRKKTAL; from the coding sequence ATGGTAACATGGAATATGACCACGGTGGACAAGTTCATCCTTCTGGGGCTGACCAGCAGGCAGGACCTGCAgatattgttatttattatatttcttatctgttacattgtttctatgattggtaatatagtaataatttGGATCAGTACCATGAACCCCCGACTCcacactccaatgtacttctttTTGAGAAATCTCTCTTTCTTGGACATCTGCTATACTTCAAGTGTTGTTCCTAAAATGCTCATAAACTTCTTATCAGTAGAAAAATCGATTTCTTTTAATGCTTGTTTTACCCAGCTGTTCGTTCATCTTTCTCTAGGAGGCACtgagtgttttttgttgttgGCAATGGCCTATGACCGCTATGTGGCTATATGTAGCCCCTTACACTACACTAATATCATGCATCCTATTCTGTGCAGTAAGATGGCAGCAGCCTCTTGGTTTGGAGGCCTAATAGACTCAGTAATACACACGGTATATACCTTACAGTTACCCTTCTGCAACCTAAATGTAGTGAACCATTTTTTCTGTGAAACCCCCTCACTGCTCGAGCTGGCTTGTGCAGATACATCTCGTAATAAGACAGTGCTTTTCGTCTTTGCCATACTGGTAGCTTTtgccccatttttttttattcttattacATATGTCAATATACTTTCCAGCATAATGAAGATTCGCACAACTACAGGACGGAGAAAAGCCTTTTCCACTTGTGCTTCACATGTTCTTGTGGTCACCTTATTTTATGGCACCATTTTCTTTATATACTTGAGACCTGGAACTGTTCATGTCACTAACCAAGACAAAATGGCCACCTTGTTCTATAGTGTTATAACCCCAATGCTAAATCCTCTGATCTACACTTTGAGGAATAAAGATGTAAAATTCGCACTGAAGGAAACCACAAGAAAGAAAACTGCATTATAA
- the LOC142204504 gene encoding olfactory receptor 5V1-like translates to MIKRNMTTVGEFILLGLTNKQDLQILLFIVFLICYIVSLFGNILIIWISSINPRLNTPMYFFLRNLSFLDIWYTSSIIPNMLKNFLSVKKSISFIACFTQMFIHLSLGGAECYLLLTMAYDRYVAICSPLLYTKIMHPVRCIKLAILSWAGGLTNSIFQIVYTLQLPFCGPNVINHFICEEPILLDLACRDTSLNKTLIFICAIPVAVVPFFIILVTYIYIISSIMKISTSGGRRKAFSTCASHVIVVNLFYGTIFSMYLRPGATHVANQDKMATLFYSVITPMLNPLIYTLRNKDVKEALKETTRKKNVL, encoded by the coding sequence ATGATCAAAAGGAATATGACCACTGTGGGTGAATTCATCCTTTTGGGACtaacaaacaagcaagacctgcaGATATTGttatttattgtatttcttaTCTGTTACATTGTTTCTTTATTTGGTAATATATTAATAATTTGGATCAGTAGCATAAACCCCCGACTAAACACTCCGATGTACTTCTTTTTGAGAAATCTCTCCTTCTTGGACATCTGGTATACATCAAGTATAATTCCCAATATGCTGAAAAACTTCTTATCCGTGAAGAAATCTATATCATTCATTGCTTGTTTCACCCAAATGTTCATCCACCTCTCTCTAGGAGGGGCAGAGTGCTATCTCTTGTTAACAATGGCCTATGACCGCTATGTGGCTATATGTAGCCCCTTACTCTATACTAAAATCATGCACCCTGTCCGGTGTATTAAGCTGGCAATTCTATCTTGGGCTGGAGGTTTAACCAACTCAATATTCCAAATAGTCTATACATTACAGTTACCGTTCTGTGGTCCAAATGTTATTAAccatttcatctgtgaagagcccATCTTGTTAGATTTGGCCTGCAGAGATACATCACTTAATAAGACGCTCATATTCATCTGTGCTATACCGGTAGCCGTGGTCCCCTTTTTTATAATTCTTGTGACATACATCTATATAATTTCCAGCATCATGAAGATCAGCACATCCGGGGGACGTAGGAAAGCTTTTTCAACTTGTGCTTCTCATGTCATCGTGGTTAACTTATTTTATGGCACCATTTTCTCAATGTATTTAAGACCTGGAGCTACTCATGTTGCTAACCAAGACAAGATGGCCACCTTATTCTACAGTGTTATCACACCAATGTTAAACCCCCTGATCTACACTTTAAGGAATAAGGATGTAAAGGAAGCATTGAAAGAAACCACAAGGAAGAAGAATGTGTTATAG
- the LOC142204505 gene encoding olfactory receptor 2B8-like — MMISNLTTVDEFILLGLTDKKDLQILLFIVFLICYIVSLLGNIVIIWISSVNPRLNTPMYFFLRNLSLLDIWYTSSVVPKMLINFVSVRKTISFDACFIQLFIHLSLGGAECYLLLSMAYDRYVAICSPLRYTNIMNPVLCIKMAAASWVGGISNSIIQTFNTLQLPFCGPNVINHFFCEAPILLELACRDTTFNKTIIFLCAIVVAVVPFFFILITYVNILSSIMKIRTTTGRRKAFSTCALHVIVVTLFYGTIFIIYLRPGTVHVTNQDKMATLFYSVITPMLNPLIYTLRNKDVKVALKEIKRKKILQEKK, encoded by the coding sequence ATGATGATAAGTAATCTCACCACCGTGGATGAGTTCATCCTACTGGGACTTACTGACAAGAAGGACCTACAGATATTGCTATTTATTGTATTTCTTATATGTTACATTGTTTCTTTGCTTGGCAATATAGTAATAATTTGGATCAGTAGCGTAAACCCTCGACTCAacactccaatgtacttctttTTGAGAAATCTCTCCTTGCTAGACATCTGGTATACATCAAGTGTTGTTCCTAAAATGCTCATAAACTTTGTATCAGTAAGGAAAACCATATCTTTTGATGCTTGTTTCATCCAGTTGTTCATCCACCTCTCTCTAGGAGGGGCAGAATGCTACCTGCTGTTGTCAATGGCCTATGACCGCTATGTGGCTATATGCAGCCCTTTACGTTACACTAATATTATGAATCCCGTCTTATGCATTAAAATGGCAGCTGCATCTTGGGTTGGTGGTATATCAAACTCAATAATACAAACATTTAATACATTACAATTACCTTTCTGTGGTCCAAATGTAATAAATCATTTCTTCTGCGAGGCGCCCATACTGTTAGAGTTAGCCTGCAGAGATACAACCTTTAATAAGACTATCATTTTCTTATGTGCTATAGTTGTAGCCGTTGTCCCTTTTTTCTTCATTCTTATTACATATGTCAATATACTTTCCAGTATAATGAAGATTCGCACAACTACAGGACGGAGAAAAGCCTTTTCCACGTGTGCTTTGCATGTTATTGTGGTCACATTATTTTATGGCAccattttcattatatatttgAGACCTGGAACTGTTCATGTCACTAATCAAGACAAGATGGCCACCTTGTTCTATAGTGTTATAACCCCAATGCTAAATCCTCTGATCTACACTTTGAGGAATAAAGATGTGAAAGTTGCACTAAAAGAAATTAAACGGAAGAAGATTCTGCAAGAGAAGAAATGA